In the Oncorhynchus nerka isolate Pitt River linkage group LG2, Oner_Uvic_2.0, whole genome shotgun sequence genome, one interval contains:
- the LOC135573335 gene encoding gastrula zinc finger protein XlCGF52.1-like isoform X2 codes for MKVPELFSEDDRFYFRFKCITNRLSLRLVTSTVRTNTACHSPSTLNRNLQSLGPDCDSGAQFALQDPEMASVKLEDCSQTLELNVNIKDEEEEEKIGDHVETFSTSREQQQEDHRAKRSHHCPHCEEIFPFLSKLKIHLKIHTGENLYSCTDCGKRFTTSRALTLHQRVHTGEKPYYCSYCGESYSQQSNFKKHQRLHTGEKPYSCCDCGKCFTTSSELTVHQRTHTGEKPYICSDCGKRFSHLCNFKAHQRIHSGEKPYSCSDCGKSFSRLYTLKSHGRIHTGKKPYSCSDCRKSFSHQGSFKAHQRIHTGEKPYSCSDCGKSFSQQSNLKTHRRIHTGEKPYYCSDCGKSFSQESNLKTHQRKHKGEKPYICSVCGKSFSLQNQLKTHQHIHKGEKPRQFSQTS; via the exons ATGAAAGTGCCAGAACTGTTCTCTGAAGACGATAGGTTTTATTTCCGTTTCAAATGTATTACTAACAG attaagtctgaggctggtaacatcaacagtgaggacAAACACAGCCTGCcactctccttccacactgaatagaaacctacagtcactgggtccagattgtgacagtggagcccagtttgcactgcaggatccagagatggcatcagtgaagctggaagactgcagtcaaacactggagctgaatgtcaacattaaagatgaagaagaggaggagaagattg gagaccaTGTTGAGACATTCTCTACATCCAGAGAGCAACAGCAGGAAGATCACAGAGCTAAGAGGTCTCACCACTGCCCACATTGTGAGGAGATTTTCCCATTTCTATCAAAGCTAAAAATACATCtaaaaatacacacaggagagaatctGTATTCCTgtactgactgtgggaagagattcacaACATCAAGGGCTCTGACACTTCATCAGAGAgtgcacactggagagaagccttactactGCTCGTACTGTGGGGAGAGTTACTCTCAACAGAGCAACTTCAAAAAACACCAACgtctacacacaggagagaagccttactcctgctgtGACTGTGGAAAATGCTTTACAACGTCATCTGAGCTAacagttcatcagagaacacacactggagaaaaGCCTTacatctgctctgactgtgggaagaggttCTCCCACCTGTGTAACTTTAAAGCACACCAACGTATACATTCAGGAGAGAAGCCATACTCCtgttctgactgtgggaagagtttctccCGATTGTATACCTTAAAATCACATGGACGTATACATACAGGAAAGAAGCCTTACTCCTGTTCTGACTGTAGGAAGAGTTTTTCTCACCAGGGTAGCTTTAAAGCACACCaacgtatacatacaggagagaagccatactcctgctctgactgtgggaagagtttctctCAACAGAGCAACTTAAAAACACACCGacgtatacacacaggagagaagccttactactgctctgactgtgggaagagtttctctCAAGAGAGCAActtaaaaacacaccaacgtAAACAcaaaggagagaagccttacatcTGCTCTGtctgtgggaagagtttctctCTACAGAACCAATTAAAAACACACCAACATATACATAAAGGAGAGAAGCCTCGTCAGTTCTCTCAGACCAGCTGA
- the LOC135573335 gene encoding gastrula zinc finger protein XlCGF52.1-like isoform X1: protein MTLFWTRLKQYSTLPLTEIEKAQPSFSSRLSLRLVTSTVRTNTACHSPSTLNRNLQSLGPDCDSGAQFALQDPEMASVKLEDCSQTLELNVNIKDEEEEEKIGDHVETFSTSREQQQEDHRAKRSHHCPHCEEIFPFLSKLKIHLKIHTGENLYSCTDCGKRFTTSRALTLHQRVHTGEKPYYCSYCGESYSQQSNFKKHQRLHTGEKPYSCCDCGKCFTTSSELTVHQRTHTGEKPYICSDCGKRFSHLCNFKAHQRIHSGEKPYSCSDCGKSFSRLYTLKSHGRIHTGKKPYSCSDCRKSFSHQGSFKAHQRIHTGEKPYSCSDCGKSFSQQSNLKTHRRIHTGEKPYYCSDCGKSFSQESNLKTHQRKHKGEKPYICSVCGKSFSLQNQLKTHQHIHKGEKPRQFSQTS, encoded by the exons ATGACCCTCTTCTGGACTAGATTAAAACAATACTCAACCCTCCCCTTGACTGAGATTGAAAAAGCACAACCCTCATTTTCCTCCAG attaagtctgaggctggtaacatcaacagtgaggacAAACACAGCCTGCcactctccttccacactgaatagaaacctacagtcactgggtccagattgtgacagtggagcccagtttgcactgcaggatccagagatggcatcagtgaagctggaagactgcagtcaaacactggagctgaatgtcaacattaaagatgaagaagaggaggagaagattg gagaccaTGTTGAGACATTCTCTACATCCAGAGAGCAACAGCAGGAAGATCACAGAGCTAAGAGGTCTCACCACTGCCCACATTGTGAGGAGATTTTCCCATTTCTATCAAAGCTAAAAATACATCtaaaaatacacacaggagagaatctGTATTCCTgtactgactgtgggaagagattcacaACATCAAGGGCTCTGACACTTCATCAGAGAgtgcacactggagagaagccttactactGCTCGTACTGTGGGGAGAGTTACTCTCAACAGAGCAACTTCAAAAAACACCAACgtctacacacaggagagaagccttactcctgctgtGACTGTGGAAAATGCTTTACAACGTCATCTGAGCTAacagttcatcagagaacacacactggagaaaaGCCTTacatctgctctgactgtgggaagaggttCTCCCACCTGTGTAACTTTAAAGCACACCAACGTATACATTCAGGAGAGAAGCCATACTCCtgttctgactgtgggaagagtttctccCGATTGTATACCTTAAAATCACATGGACGTATACATACAGGAAAGAAGCCTTACTCCTGTTCTGACTGTAGGAAGAGTTTTTCTCACCAGGGTAGCTTTAAAGCACACCaacgtatacatacaggagagaagccatactcctgctctgactgtgggaagagtttctctCAACAGAGCAACTTAAAAACACACCGacgtatacacacaggagagaagccttactactgctctgactgtgggaagagtttctctCAAGAGAGCAActtaaaaacacaccaacgtAAACAcaaaggagagaagccttacatcTGCTCTGtctgtgggaagagtttctctCTACAGAACCAATTAAAAACACACCAACATATACATAAAGGAGAGAAGCCTCGTCAGTTCTCTCAGACCAGCTGA
- the LOC135573335 gene encoding zinc finger protein 239-like isoform X3: MSTLKMKKRRRRLVTAGDHVETFSTSREQQQEDHRAKRSHHCPHCEEIFPFLSKLKIHLKIHTGENLYSCTDCGKRFTTSRALTLHQRVHTGEKPYYCSYCGESYSQQSNFKKHQRLHTGEKPYSCCDCGKCFTTSSELTVHQRTHTGEKPYICSDCGKRFSHLCNFKAHQRIHSGEKPYSCSDCGKSFSRLYTLKSHGRIHTGKKPYSCSDCRKSFSHQGSFKAHQRIHTGEKPYSCSDCGKSFSQQSNLKTHRRIHTGEKPYYCSDCGKSFSQESNLKTHQRKHKGEKPYICSVCGKSFSLQNQLKTHQHIHKGEKPRQFSQTS; the protein is encoded by the exons atgtcaacattaaagatgaagaagaggaggagaagattggtAACAGCAG gagaccaTGTTGAGACATTCTCTACATCCAGAGAGCAACAGCAGGAAGATCACAGAGCTAAGAGGTCTCACCACTGCCCACATTGTGAGGAGATTTTCCCATTTCTATCAAAGCTAAAAATACATCtaaaaatacacacaggagagaatctGTATTCCTgtactgactgtgggaagagattcacaACATCAAGGGCTCTGACACTTCATCAGAGAgtgcacactggagagaagccttactactGCTCGTACTGTGGGGAGAGTTACTCTCAACAGAGCAACTTCAAAAAACACCAACgtctacacacaggagagaagccttactcctgctgtGACTGTGGAAAATGCTTTACAACGTCATCTGAGCTAacagttcatcagagaacacacactggagaaaaGCCTTacatctgctctgactgtgggaagaggttCTCCCACCTGTGTAACTTTAAAGCACACCAACGTATACATTCAGGAGAGAAGCCATACTCCtgttctgactgtgggaagagtttctccCGATTGTATACCTTAAAATCACATGGACGTATACATACAGGAAAGAAGCCTTACTCCTGTTCTGACTGTAGGAAGAGTTTTTCTCACCAGGGTAGCTTTAAAGCACACCaacgtatacatacaggagagaagccatactcctgctctgactgtgggaagagtttctctCAACAGAGCAACTTAAAAACACACCGacgtatacacacaggagagaagccttactactgctctgactgtgggaagagtttctctCAAGAGAGCAActtaaaaacacaccaacgtAAACAcaaaggagagaagccttacatcTGCTCTGtctgtgggaagagtttctctCTACAGAACCAATTAAAAACACACCAACATATACATAAAGGAGAGAAGCCTCGTCAGTTCTCTCAGACCAGCTGA